The genome window GGCCCGTGAAATCTTCGTGGTGAAGGTGGAGCCAGTCGAATTCCTCAAGTGCGCCGGTCATCACTTCCCCGTCCCAGACAGTCTCGTAATCCACCTCGGCATAGTTCAGCGCCAGGGTGACCGCATCGTCCCAGGGACTCATGTTCGGCGGAGTGTAGATCGCTACCCGCGGGGCTTTTTCCAGCAGCACGACCTCCATGTTTTCCTGCTCGATACGTCCATGGATCGCCGCCACCTCGCCCGGTCCGGCCAGTTCGTAGCTGACACCCATCAGGCGGGCCTGGCGAAGGAACTGCTCGTTTTCGGGGAACAGGAAACTGCCTCCCCGGTAGTTAAGCAGCCATTCGACATTGACCCCTGCTTTCAGTACCCGGTAGGCCAACCCGTAGGCTTTCAGGTGGTCCGCCTGGCTTAGATCCATCGGCACCAGCACCTCGGCGCGCGCCGGGCTGATCAGAACGGCGCTCAACAGGCAGAGCAGAGACAGTCTATGTCCGGACAGGCTCTTCAAAGCACCTCCAGTGCCAGTCTACAGTTTTTCATCATCCAGGGTGCGCAGCAGACGGCGTGCCTGCGGCGTGGCCACTCCAAGCGGATATTCGACCACAACCCGCTCCAGGTGGCCCCTCGCGCGGGTCGTGTCCGCCACCTCCTCGAGCAGGATAATCCCCATCCTGAGTTCCGCCAGCGGAGCCAGCTGGTGGCCGGGAAGCTCATCGATCAACTGGCCGTAAGTTCCCAGTGCCAGCGAAAATTCGGACTCGCGTTCGTACATCCGGCCCATCTGGTAGTACACCTGCGCCCTGTAGAGTGAGTCGGACTGCTCGCGAAGAAGCCCGGCGAACAGGTCGCGCGCCAACTGGACATTACCGTTACGGGCCGCGTAGAGCGCCTCGCCCACCTTTCTGCTCGGACCGCCTTCGGGACTGCGGTCGTGGCGAATCAGATAGATTTTACCCATCGCATCGTTGGCCAGCTGATCGCCAAGGTTCAGTTTCGCAAAAGTCAAATACGCTTCAGCCGCGCTGTCCGGTTGACCGCCGAAAAACAGCACATCGCCCAGCAGCAACATCGCACCGCTGGATTCCAGCGGGTCGTATTCGCTGCTGTCGAGCAGTTCACGACAAAGCGCGCCTGCATCGTCCAGACGCTCCAGCCGGATGAAGCTTTCCGCGATCCTCAACTTGGCGTCAAGAAGCTGTTCTTTCTCCAGTCCGCCCAGTTCTTCGAGCTTGCGGTAGCAGGCCAGCGCCTCGCCCGGGCGATCCATCCGGTTGAGATAAATATCGCCCAGCTTCCGCCATGCCATCGCCGCAATCGGGGTGCTTTCAAACCCGATCAGCTCGATAAAATGATGCTCCGCCTGCTGATAGCGCCCGAGTCTCAGCAATATCTCGGCCTGCCCCAGCAGGGCTGTCTGATGGTTCACCAGCTTCAGCGAATCCGCCAGCGCGTAGCCGGAAAGCGCGCTGTCGAACAGGGAAAGACGGGCCGCCCTGCCAATAAAGAGTTGTGCGATACGGCGCGCCGCCCTGTCATCGAGTTTCCGCAGCAGGCTGCTGAAATACCCGTAGGCCTCCTTTTCCAGTCCGGCGCTGAGGCAGAGCTCCATCAGCAGGGAGCGGAGGCTTTTTTCCACCTCTCCACCGGCGCTTTTCAGAGCATCGTCCAGCCGTTCGAGAAGCATATCTTCCGCCTGGCGTCCCCGTGAAGTTATCCGGTAAGCGACCTGTCTGGGATGAGTACTTTCGGCCGGATTGCCGCGCACCATCGCCAGCAACTCCTCGACCGCTTCATTCAGCAGTCCGAGATCCGCAAGCTCTAGCGCGATTTCACGGGCAAAAGCGCTGCCGCCCGCCGCTGCGGCTCGTCCGCGGTTAAACACTTCGAGCGCGGCGGCGTGCATGCCTAATTCCGCAAGCTGACTGCCAACCACCCGCCAGACCTCGGACAGAGTGTCGGGAGCGCTGCCGATGATCCGGCTGGCAACGGGCATGACACTGTCGGCCA of Candidatus Glassbacteria bacterium contains these proteins:
- a CDS encoding tetratricopeptide repeat protein encodes the protein MSAGAARLDDRRFNELRQLSRTIADQAGPERPIPILLQHQDDPRVLGLLLEYYGKAERQLEFLEIAAEQAARQPLDLAVQGVYLKALHAAGMADSVMPVASRIIGSAPDTLSEVWRVVGSQLAELGMHAAALEVFNRGRAAAAGGSAFAREIALELADLGLLNEAVEELLAMVRGNPAESTHPRQVAYRITSRGRQAEDMLLERLDDALKSAGGEVEKSLRSLLMELCLSAGLEKEAYGYFSSLLRKLDDRAARRIAQLFIGRAARLSLFDSALSGYALADSLKLVNHQTALLGQAEILLRLGRYQQAEHHFIELIGFESTPIAAMAWRKLGDIYLNRMDRPGEALACYRKLEELGGLEKEQLLDAKLRIAESFIRLERLDDAGALCRELLDSSEYDPLESSGAMLLLGDVLFFGGQPDSAAEAYLTFAKLNLGDQLANDAMGKIYLIRHDRSPEGGPSRKVGEALYAARNGNVQLARDLFAGLLREQSDSLYRAQVYYQMGRMYERESEFSLALGTYGQLIDELPGHQLAPLAELRMGIILLEEVADTTRARGHLERVVVEYPLGVATPQARRLLRTLDDEKL